One window of the Colletotrichum destructivum chromosome 6, complete sequence genome contains the following:
- a CDS encoding Putative Zinc finger, CCCH-type, Zinc finger, NF-X1-type, Zinc finger, CCCH-type superfamily — MASGKGSRSSSGFTSFAPCRQWKSTGSCRFGAKCKFSHDQTNGGYHQHGVQQATPRNQALNPEFERLQAWRRLRPKPAEMPLRGDRETANYFRTAVDLVEEDVNLAQEVVKDMASERRLFIIRDVIEGTFNRASQEKVLLWESRILPFFRILLHPSVADSVILEQETSILFRSLLGLDATRLRRLYSFLFDLVDHWAELPFDNNVSTSNMEALALACGVLAKVINTSTSNMVNSHFTSIIDDIQLRLEAHGTKKAAFHAIQANKYLDYVRQRLGLGQSLPDATQAPQSSGSLAEFTLSQDLPGSLSRRGRRHDNDHACIADIKLMPTLDEILSSREEYLPTINPAQHHLQGLQGLVDRHFRLLREDTLYDLRNAIRTSVESNVKVREVRTRIVPYERVVAVDISFGRWSGLEFIVKVDQPRATRGLDKMGRAAWWVQNKRLADGSLVCIVDEIDNIFFFQVSRSTIRDAKNERQQGGADDTQEGPRYSLPDDQHSAYVHLHLVDTSVEEVQRSLLWFKTMGAWQYRRLFEFPSILLPAFAPPLKSLQKMSQTLDLPFQNLLTLRAGDRPVEIEPPLYSMRPGFSFDLSCLSNDGTALSYTPGEAPKPLELSQHSSLDLTQSEAILNSLRRSFALIQGPPGTGKSYTGEALIKVLLANKPKAKLGPIMCVCYTNHALDQLLEHLLDGGVQNIVRIGSRSKSERLSPVNMREVVKGMTRTKMEGKSLYNSIETLESDTTYIRQKLSTYKFLNTNEKIRLLLAEHHRSQHDQLFGSEPEDEGGWQTVRHSRKNALDEWLSGGHTAKTPRPLPDLYRLGLSNMSRQERVILHQDWLHRALEPELDGLSASHEAYQHDRERNNRIRSSIDLRCLQQANIIGVTTTGLATNLDLLRRVQGKVLLCEEAGEVLEAHLLTALLPTVEHAILIGDHLQLRPQIQDWRLQRANPAGVKYSLDMSLFERLVQPATNTPGLPFSILDTQRRMHPSISDLVRSTLYPSLSDSDGVRGYPEVCGMAKRLFWFHHESPESGRNSDQESIETSYSNEFEIEIVSALVSHLLWQGVYKSGDIAVLTPYLGQLNKLRQKLGSVMQIVVNDRDMDELTEMGSSEAPSRDSPRREAAKTTALHEVRAATVDNFQGEEAKVIIVSLVRSNNEKRCGFLSTSNRINVLLSRAKHGMYIIGNSNTSSHVPMWAQVTEILQSGGNLGKELELQCPRHPENRSFVLRPEQFVQSAPDGGCNLRCDRRLTCGHSCTGPCHSDFLHNAVLCLEDCARPKDKCEHSCRKRCGEACDKLCNELLRGVALELSCGHVIDTVECWKAQSPSSIKCAVQVDKKIPGCGHTDKISCHVDVTNDSYRCKAECGFKRPCGHACKMSCSACRTTEGGIVVKEDHGTCKQLCDRPFTSCSHRCREACHGEMSCPPCSSPCQNQCMHSKCGQKCHEPCAPCAEENCSSCCPHSKCSMPCAAPCDWIPCTKRCMKPLGCGHQCPSVCGERCPDQRFCQVCASEDNKDRTVDFILMGDYRSTDLDEEPCIFPDCGHFLTYATMDGLMGIQEHYELSPEGVPVSIKSDSHPFSATEIKVCPECRGSLRNISRYGRIVRRGLLDESTKKFTSWSQSKWQALSKALLDAQDALQSTDRTDFVMPTEPSGGFDLRGSRQKQATHLLNLTGAKRHKSLKRLRNQISHFVKLVKRDEQPYQRVAHLVWHVNKRRKTSGFSFDESAIQMGGLLQATCLLLRCDLLLISDYVALCRPLEENAAAKAVKVEVAPYMRDCKNLIQIAHARNFHRLEVEGHILLVMFCSFAAPDATMPADMVGPNGDDGPGKDKLRDLGEHHLQVAKDRIRRWPSTAALEPELSSAGRMLHDGVFYTEISADEMRDVYAAMSKELRGTGHWYTCRNGHPFAIGECGMAMERARCPECDAPVGGQNHTSAEGVRHATDIEELARGMGSMGL, encoded by the exons ATGGCTTCAGGAAAAGG GTCCCGCTCATCATCGGGCTTCACTTCGTTCGCTCCGTGTCGACAATGGAAGAGTACTGGCTCGTGCCGTTTCGGGGCCAAGTGCAAGTTCTCCCACGACCAAACCAATGGAGGCTATCATCAGCATGGCGTACAACAAGCCACCCCTCGAAACCAAGCTCTCAATCCCGAGTTCGAGAGACTTCAAGCCTGGAGACGGCTTCGTCCCAAGCCGGCTGAGATGCCCCTTCGAGGGGACCGCGAAACAGCCAACTACTTTCGGACAGCTGTTGATTTAGTGGAAGAGGATGTCAACTTGGCACAGGAGGTCGTCAAAGATATGGCTTCCGAGCGCCGGCTGTTCATCATCCGAGATGTCATCGAGGGAACGTTCAACAGAGCCTCTCAAGAAAAGGTTCTTCTCTGGGAGTCCCGAATTCTTCCGTTCTTTCGGATCCTTCTCCACCCAAGTGTCGCCGATTCTGTGATTCTGGAGCAGGAAACATCCATCCTCTTCCGATCGCTTCTGGGCCTTGACGCTactcgccttcgtcgtctgTACAGCTTTCTGTTCGATCTCGTGGATCATTGGGCAGAGCTGCCCTTTGACAACAACGTCAGCACCTCCAACATGGAAGCTCTCGCGCTCGCCTGTGGTGTATTGGCCAAAGtcatcaacaccagcacATCGAACATGGTCAACTCACACTTCACTTCCATCATTGATGACATCCAACTACGCTTGGAGGCCCATGGCACTAAAAAGGCCGCTTTTCATGCCATACAAGCCAACAAGTATCTCGACTACGTCCGCCAACGCCTTGGACTCGGCCAATCCCTTCCAGATGCCACCCAAGCCCCGCAATCTTCAGGCTCCTTGGCCGAGTTCACGCTGAGTCAAGATCTACCGGGTAGCCTCTCTCGGCGTGGCCGGCGTCACGACAACGATCACGCGTGCATCGCGGACATCAAGCTCATGCCCACTCTCGACGAGATCTTATCTTCTAGGGAGGAGTATTTGCCAACCATCAACCCTGCGCAGCATCACCTGCAGGGACTGCAAGGCTTGGTTGATAGACACTTTCGTCTACTCCGTGAGGACACGCTGTACGACCTGCGCAATGCCATCCGCACCAGCGTGGAGTCAAACGTCAAAGTACGGGAGGTTCGTACAAGGATCGTTCCGTACGAGCGTGTCGTTGCTGTCGATATTTCTTTCGGAAGATGGTCCGGTCTTGAATTCATCGTCAAAGTGGACCAGCCACGAGCGACAAGGGGCCTCGACAAGATGGGGCGAGCGGCTTGGTGGGTACAGAACAAGAGGCTCGCGGATGGAAGCCTCGTCTGCATAGTCGACGAGATCGACAACATCTTTTTCTTTCAAGTTTCGAGGTCTACCATCAGAGATGCCAAGAACGAGAGGCAGCAAGGAGGCGCCGACGACACGCAAGAAGGGCCGCGTTACAGCTTACCCGATGACCAGCATTCCGCCTACGTGCACCTGCATCTGGTGGACACTAGCGTCGAGGAAGTCCAAAGGTCCCTGTTGTGGTTCAAAACCATGGGCGCCTGGCAGTATCGTCGGCTTTTCGAATTTCCCTCCATTCTTCTCCCAGCATTCGCGCCTCCATTGAAATCGCTGCAGAAGATGTCGCAGACGCTCGACCTCCCCTTCCAAAACCTCCTGACACTTCGTGCGGGTGATCGGCCGGTGGAGATCGAACCGCCCCTCTACTCCATGCGACCAGGATTCTCGTTCGACCTGAGCTGCCTATCTAATGACGGGACAGCACTGTCTTACACACCCGGCGAAGCGCCCAAACCGTTAGAACTCAGCCAGCATTCAAGCTTGGATCTGACCCAATCCGAGGCCATTCTCAACTCGCTCAGAAGATCATTCGCCTTGATCCAAGGCCCCCCTGGTACAGGCAAGAGTTATACCGGAGAGGCTCTCATAAAAGTGCTGCTTGCGAACAAGCCAAAAGCGAAATTGGGGCCAATCATGTGCGTCTGCTATACGAATCACGCCTTGGATCAACTATTGGAACATCTGCTGGATGGCGGTGTGCAGAATATTGTTCGTATCGGCTCTCGCTCCAAGTCGGAGAGGTTGAGTCCGGTGAACATGAGGGAAGTCGTCAAGGGTATGACGCGCACCAAGATGGAAGGGAAGTCGCTGTACAACTCCATCGAGACTCTCGAAAGTGACACCACCTACATTCGCCAAAAGCTTTCGACCTACAAGTTCCTCAACACCAATGAAAAGatccgcctccttctcgcaGAGCATCATCGCTCACAGCATGATCAGCTCTTCGGGTCAGAGCCGGAAGACGAAGGAGGCTGGCAAACAGTCCGTCACTCGAGGAAAAACGCTCTGGACGAGTGGCTGTCGGGTGGGCACACAGCAAAAACTCCTCGCCCGCTTCCTGATCTCTACCGTCTGGGGCTCTCAAACATGTCTCGACAGGAGCGCGTTATTCTCCATCAGGATTGGCTGCACAGAGCATTGGAGCCAGAACTTGACGGGCTTTCTGCATCGCATGAGGCGTATCAACATGACAGGGAACGCAACAACAGGATCAGGAGCTCCATCGATCTGCGGTGTCTCCAGCAGGCAAACATCATCGGGGTCACGACCACGGGGCTGGCCACGAATCTAGATCTGCTCCGGCGTGTCCAGGGCAAGGTCCTTTTGTGCGAAGAAGCAGGTGAGGTTCTCGAAGCCCATCTTCTCACCGCCTTGCTGCCCACGGTTGAGCATGCCATCTTGATCGGAGATCATCTGCAGCTCCGCCCTCAGATTCAGGATTGGCGGCTCCAGCGTGCCAATCCAGCTGGAGTCAAGTACTCGCTGGATATGTCCTTGTTTGAGAGGCTTGTCCAGCCAGCTACCAACACTCCCGGTCTTCCGTTTAGCATCCTTGACACGCAGCGCCGCATGCACCCGTCTATCTCGGACCTGGTTCGATCAACGCTGTACCCCTCCTTGTCAGACTCTGACGGGGTTCGCGGGTATCCCGAAGTTTGCGGCATGGCCAAGAGGCTCTTTTGGTTCCACCATGAGAGTCCCGAGTCTGGACGCAATTCTGACCAAGAGTCCATCGAGACTTCGTACTCGAACGAATTCGAGATCGAGATAGTTTCGGCGCTCGTCTCCCATCTTCTGTGGCAGGGGGTGTACAAGTCTGGGGACATCGCCGTGCTGACGCCCTACTTGGGACAGTTGAACAAGCTGCGGCAGAAGCTCGGATCTGTGATGCAGATCGTCGTCAACGATCGTGACATGGACGAATTGACCGAGATGGGATCGTCCGAGGCACCTTCTCGGGACAGTCCTCGCAGGGAGGCGGCAAAGACGACAGCCCTGCACGAGGTTCGCGCTGCAACAGTGGACAACTTCCAAGGTGAAGAGGCCAAGGTCATAATCGTGTCGCTCGTCCGCAGTAACAACGAAAAGAGGTGTGGTTTCCTCAGCACCTCCAACCGCATTAACGTCTTGCTATCTCGTGCAAAACATGGCATGTATATCATTGGCAACTCGAACACTTCGAGCCACGTGCCCATGTGGGCGCAGGTCACCGAAATCCTTCAGAGCGGCGGCAACCTTGGCAAGGAGCTGGAACTACAATGTCCGAGACACCCGGAGAACAGGAGTTTTGTTTTGCGCCCGGAGCAGTTCGTTCAGTCGGCCCCAGACGGAGGATGTAATCTCAGATGCGACCGACGGTTGACCTGTGGCCATTCCTGCACCGGCCCTTGCCACTCTGACTTCCTCCATAACGCCGTGTTGTGCCTCGAAGACTGTGCAAGGCCAAAGGACAAGTGCGAGCATTCGTGCCGCAAGCGCTGCGGCGAAGCTTGCGACAAACTGTGCAATGAATTGCTGCGCGGCGTCGCGCTCGAGCTCTCATGCGGCCACGTCATTGATACAGTCGAATGCTGGAAAGCCCAATCCCCTTCTTCGATCAAGTGTGCCGTCCAAGTCGACAAGAAGATCCCCGGATGCGGGCACACTGACAAGATCTCTTGCCACGTGGATGTCACCAACGACAGTTACCGATGCAAGGCAGAGTGTGGTTTCAAGAGGCCTTGCGGTCACGCATGCAAGATGTCGTGCTCGGCTTGTCGTACGACAGAGGgtggcatcgtcgtcaaggaaGATCATGGAACGTGCAAGCAATTATGCGACAGACCGTTCACGTCATGCAGCCATCGCTGTCGGGAGGCATGTCACGGCGAGATGAGCTGCCCACCTTGCTCCTCTCCCTGTCAGAACCAATGCATGCACTCCAAGTGCGGGCAGAAGTGCCACGAGCCCTGCGCTCCTTGTGCCGAGGAGAACTGTTCATCCTGCTGTCCACACTCCAAGTGCAGCATGCC TTGCGCGGCGCCATGCGACTGGATTCCTTGCACAAAGCGGTGCATGAAGCCATTGGGATGTGGCCATCAAT GTCCCTCCGTCTGCGGAGAGCGTTGCCCGGATCAGAGATTCTGTCAGGTGTGCGCGTCAGAAGATAACAAAGACAGAACCGTCGATTTCATTCTCATGGGCGACTACCGCTCCACTGACTTGGACGAGGAGCCATGCATCTTCCCGGACTGTGGCCATTTTCTGACGTATGCGACGATGGATGGCCTAATGGGAATCCAGGAACACTATGAATTGTCGCCCGAGGGCGTACCGGTGTCTATCAAGTCCGACTCGCACCCCTTCTCAGCGACCGAGATCAAGGTGTGCCCCGAATGCCGGGGATCCTTGAGAAATATCTCTCGGTACGGAAGAATCGTCCGTCGCGGTCTACTCGACGAGTCAACCAAAAAGTTCACCAGTTGGTCTCAAAGCAAGTggcaggcgttgtcgaaggcGTTGCTCGATGCACAAGACGCCTTGCAGAGCACGGACAGGACTGACTTCGTGATGCCCACGGAACCCTCTGGAGGATTCGACTTGCGGGGCTCGCGACAGAAGCAGGCAACCCATCTCTTGAACCTCACCGGGGCGAAACGGCACAAGAGTCTGAAGAGGCTCCGGAATCAGATCTCCCACTTTGTAAAATTGGTCAAGAGGGACGAGCAACCGTACCAGCGCGTGGCGCACCTGGTTTGGCACGTCAACAAGCGACGCAAGACCAGCGGCTTCTCCTTTGACGAGTCGGCGATCCAGATGggcggcctgctgcaggCCACGTGCCTTCTCCTCCGCTGCGACCTGCTCCTGATCTCGGATTATGTCGCCTTGTGCCGTCCCCTCGAGGAGAACGCGGCTGCCAAGGCGGTAAAGGTTGAGGTCGCACCGTACATGCGAGACTGCAAAAACCTGATACAGATTGCACATGCGAGAAACTTCCACCGATTGGAAGTCGAGGGGCACATCCTGCTCGTCATGTTCTGCTCCTTTGCAGCCCCCGACGCCACCATGCCGGCAGACATGGTTGGTCCCAACGGAGACGACGGCCCGGGAAAAGACAAGCTGAGAGACCTCGGAGAGCATCATCTGCAGGTCGCAAAGGACCGTATCAGGCGGTGGCCCTCGACAGCCGCGCTGGAACCCGAACTCTCGTCGGCGGGACGCATGCTGCACGACGGCGTCTTTTACACTGAGATCTCGGCCGACGAGATGCGGGATGTCTACGCGGCCATGAGCAAGGAGCTCAGGGGAACGGGGCACTGGTACACGTGCCGGAACGGGCACCCCTTTGCGATCGGCGAGTGCGGCATGGCGATGGAGCGGGCGCGCTGCCCGGAGTGTGATGCCCCAGTCGGTGGCCAGAACCACACATCGGCCGAAGGCGTGCGACATGCAACTGATATTGAAGAGCTCGCTCGCGGCATGGGCAGCATGGGCCTCTGA